From Acinetobacter sp. ASP199, the proteins below share one genomic window:
- a CDS encoding KTSC domain-containing protein — MALLLTVISWKYNPSSRHLKIFYDNGLTELYHPVPEYIYDNLLRRHDKAAFVKKYLEYDLNFTRIYSD; from the coding sequence ATGGCTCTACTTTTAACGGTAATTTCCTGGAAATATAATCCTTCAAGCCGCCATCTTAAAATTTTCTATGACAATGGTTTGACCGAACTCTATCATCCAGTGCCTGAATATATTTATGACAATTTGCTCAGACGTCATGATAAAGCTGCCTTTGTGAAAAAATACCTGGAATATGATCTTAATTTCACCCGGATTTACAGTGATTAA
- a CDS encoding DUF1653 domain-containing protein translates to MELQRGIYQHYKGQLYQVLHVATHSETEEKLVVYQCLYGDYSIWVRPLSMFTEMVTLDDDRELERFKLITAL, encoded by the coding sequence ATGGAACTGCAACGCGGAATTTATCAGCATTATAAAGGTCAATTATACCAAGTCCTGCATGTCGCTACGCATAGTGAAACCGAAGAAAAACTGGTGGTTTATCAATGTCTGTATGGTGATTATTCAATTTGGGTGCGTCCACTCAGCATGTTTACTGAAATGGTAACTTTGGATGATGACCGTGAGTTAGAGCGCTTTAAACTGATCACGGCACTATAA